A single region of the Caldicellulosiruptoraceae bacterium PP1 genome encodes:
- a CDS encoding type II toxin-antitoxin system HicB family antitoxin, with amino-acid sequence MAKYVYPAIFQTEDVGGYSVSFPDLLGCYTEGDSLEEAIEMARDALGLYLYSLEEDKAPIPTPSKPEQIQTMPGQFITFIDIDMIEYRKKHDNRAVKKTLTIPAWLNTIAENNNINFSQILQNALIEHLNLKDAQK; translated from the coding sequence ATGGCTAAGTATGTTTATCCAGCAATATTTCAAACCGAAGATGTCGGTGGTTACTCTGTATCGTTTCCTGACCTTTTAGGATGTTATACAGAAGGAGACAGCCTTGAAGAAGCCATAGAAATGGCCAGAGATGCTTTGGGTCTTTATCTTTACTCCCTTGAAGAAGATAAAGCACCAATACCAACACCTTCAAAACCCGAACAAATACAAACAATGCCCGGGCAATTTATTACTTTTATCGATATTGATATGATAGAATATCGCAAAAAACATGATAATCGTGCAGTCAAAAAAACACTTACAATACCAGCTTGGTTAAATACTATTGCAGAAAATAATAATATTAACTTTTCTCAAATTTTACAAAATGCCTTAATTGAACATCTCAATTTAAAAGATGCACAAAAATAA